A single Pedobacter sp. PACM 27299 DNA region contains:
- a CDS encoding glycosyltransferase family 61 protein has product MTKNIMDSYTITHAMPENYVAGELDFCKAEFSYDTYKVQLMDFQDCVVNRTGFLYETKKFKLNEYSLLDVNRYTKFLTHKHYLKKVLIKPKRKLGPGKYLLVHDEWTNEHYHWFCDLLPRLFVIKEQLKDYILLLPDSPYVRNIGLQSLEFFELQPADIEFIKEKELVKMKNVSILTHTCLTGYVNAKIIREMKAFTTQKLKLDPAAPASKIYISRDKARYRKILNEPDIQSVVKDFGYEVIRYEDLTWKEQIAQTSSAKSLVSIHGAGLINMFYMQEHGSVLEFRRNKIYHNQCFWHLSQALQLKYYYLFGTPDDDSLVIEGNGCNLTVDPNLLSKTLKALEDRQA; this is encoded by the coding sequence ATGACTAAAAACATCATGGATAGTTATACTATCACGCATGCAATGCCGGAAAATTATGTAGCCGGAGAACTCGATTTCTGTAAGGCTGAGTTTTCCTATGACACCTACAAGGTCCAGCTGATGGATTTCCAGGACTGTGTGGTGAATAGAACTGGTTTTCTTTATGAGACTAAGAAGTTCAAGCTGAACGAGTACTCTTTATTAGATGTGAACCGTTATACCAAATTTCTAACGCACAAGCATTACCTAAAAAAGGTCTTGATCAAGCCCAAAAGAAAATTAGGCCCGGGAAAGTATCTTTTAGTGCATGATGAATGGACCAATGAACACTACCATTGGTTTTGTGATCTATTGCCAAGATTATTTGTGATTAAAGAACAGCTTAAAGATTATATTTTACTCCTGCCAGATTCTCCTTATGTCAGGAATATAGGCTTACAAAGCCTTGAATTTTTTGAACTTCAGCCAGCTGATATAGAGTTTATAAAAGAGAAGGAACTGGTGAAGATGAAAAATGTTTCCATTTTAACACACACCTGCCTTACTGGCTACGTAAATGCGAAGATCATCAGGGAGATGAAGGCATTCACTACTCAAAAATTAAAGCTTGACCCAGCAGCTCCAGCTAGTAAAATTTACATCAGCAGAGATAAAGCCAGGTATAGAAAAATCCTGAATGAACCAGACATCCAGTCCGTTGTTAAAGATTTTGGATATGAGGTGATCAGATATGAAGATTTAACCTGGAAAGAACAGATCGCTCAAACTTCCAGTGCTAAATCACTGGTTTCTATTCATGGTGCCGGATTGATCAATATGTTTTATATGCAGGAACATGGCTCAGTACTGGAGTTCAGAAGAAATAAAATATACCACAATCAATGTTTCTGGCATTTATCACAAGCCCTTCAGCTGAAGTATTATTATCTATTTGGTACGCCAGATGATGATAGCCTCGTGATTGAAGGTAATGGCTGCAACCTGACTGTTGACCCCAATTTACTTAGTAAAACACTTAAAGCTTTGGAAGACCGCCAGGCTTAA
- a CDS encoding glycosyltransferase — protein sequence MVSLLLVELPGLIMLNSIYSPWDALKIFAEQLIVCENTSDLQELLYYYKTIDIFLAASAIGENFGMVIAEAMNSGTPVVTIRTEDRDYAPPLYFRGH from the coding sequence ATGGTTTCTTTATTGTTGGTAGAATTGCCAGGTCTGATAATGCTAAATTCGATTTATTCACCCTGGGATGCGCTCAAAATATTTGCCGAACAGCTGATCGTATGTGAAAATACTTCGGACTTGCAGGAATTGTTATACTACTATAAAACGATCGATATTTTCCTGGCGGCAAGTGCCATCGGAGAAAACTTTGGAATGGTGATTGCAGAAGCGATGAACTCAGGTACACCTGTGGTGACGATCAGAACTGAAGACCGCGACTATGCACCACCCTTATATTTTAGAGGGCACTGA
- the infB gene encoding translation initiation factor IF-2, with translation MSDDKPIILFKAVKELNVGIATAVEFLEKKGFSVENKPTTKLSRDMYNALLKEFQGDKIVKEEANQIVIGKIRRDEPEAAEKAAEAPRKNVEFENEGILIKNLHSYTPPVEKAKEETPAKPVAPVVEKTEEKPEEGALPGVKIVGKINLDDLNTKTRPVKKDEAPEVPQPVAEAPKVVEPTPAPAPAEKALVEEKAVEKPVEAPKAEVVKPVEQPKVEETPKPVEQPVAKIEPEVKETPKPVEAPKIIETPKVAEAPKVEKTDGVEVIKARSVKLSGPNIIGKIVLPVTPDRKSSPVASSADSNDAKRKRKRKKTPGHPGQGGHTSGGNQAAPGAAGTGTTAPKPAPTFTNRPDFRNNTNNTANRPNFRNNKPGSPGNGPKEEPTEKEIQDQIKATLARLSGAGKSGKFAQRAKLRRQKRDDVALSADEAAMELESQSKVLKVTEFVTANELATMMDVPVTKIIGTCMSLGMFVSINQRLDAETLTIVADEFGYEIQFVKPDDESDILIEEEDSEEDLVPRAPVVTIMGHVDHGKTSLLDYIRKANVVAGEAGGITQHIGAYMVTTPTGKQVTFLDTPGHEAFTAMRARGAKVADIAIIVVAADDAVMPQTKEAIQHAQAAGVPLVFAFTKIDKPGANSEKIREQLSTMNILVEDWGGTFQSQEISGKSGLNVDLLLEKVLLEAEMLDLKANPNKRATGSVIEATLDKGRGIVTTVLVQAGTLKIGDPILAGSYSGRVKALFNERGQKVDKAGPSVPVQVLGMQGAPTAGDRFNALESEVEAREIANKRLQLMREQGLRTQKHITLDEIGRRLAIGNFKELNLIVKGDVDGSIEALSDSLLKLSTEEIQINIISKAVGQISESDVLLASASDAIIIGFQVRPSPGARKLAEAEQIDIRLYSIIYDAINEIKAAMEGMLAPEFEEKITANVEIRDTFKITKVGTIAGCMVLDGTITRNSKIRIVRDGVVIYTGELASLKRYKDDVKEVSRGYECGLNIQNFNNIEVGDIVEAYEQVEVKRKL, from the coding sequence ATGTCAGACGACAAACCAATAATTTTATTTAAAGCAGTTAAGGAACTTAACGTAGGCATAGCTACGGCCGTTGAGTTTTTAGAAAAGAAAGGCTTTTCTGTTGAGAATAAACCCACTACTAAGCTCTCCCGCGACATGTATAATGCGCTGTTGAAAGAGTTTCAGGGCGATAAGATCGTAAAAGAAGAAGCCAATCAGATTGTTATTGGTAAAATTCGTCGTGATGAGCCGGAAGCAGCCGAAAAAGCTGCAGAAGCACCTAGAAAAAATGTAGAATTCGAAAATGAAGGCATCTTAATTAAGAACCTTCATTCGTATACTCCTCCTGTAGAGAAAGCTAAAGAAGAAACTCCGGCAAAACCGGTGGCTCCTGTAGTGGAAAAAACAGAAGAGAAACCTGAAGAGGGAGCATTGCCGGGTGTGAAAATAGTAGGGAAAATCAATTTAGATGATTTAAATACTAAAACCCGTCCGGTGAAGAAAGACGAAGCGCCAGAAGTGCCTCAGCCAGTTGCTGAAGCACCTAAAGTAGTGGAACCAACACCAGCCCCTGCTCCAGCGGAGAAAGCACTTGTAGAAGAGAAAGCAGTTGAGAAACCAGTAGAAGCCCCAAAAGCAGAAGTGGTTAAACCTGTGGAACAACCTAAGGTGGAAGAGACTCCAAAGCCTGTTGAGCAACCTGTTGCTAAAATAGAGCCAGAAGTAAAAGAAACTCCAAAACCAGTGGAAGCACCAAAAATAATTGAAACGCCTAAAGTAGCGGAAGCTCCGAAAGTTGAAAAAACTGACGGTGTGGAAGTCATTAAGGCACGTTCTGTAAAACTATCAGGACCAAACATCATCGGTAAAATTGTATTACCGGTAACACCTGATCGTAAATCATCACCTGTAGCCTCATCGGCAGACAGCAATGATGCAAAGAGAAAGCGTAAGCGTAAAAAGACTCCAGGCCATCCTGGTCAGGGAGGTCATACTTCCGGAGGAAATCAAGCGGCGCCAGGAGCTGCAGGAACAGGCACGACAGCGCCGAAACCAGCACCTACTTTTACCAACAGACCTGATTTCAGGAACAATACGAATAACACTGCCAACAGGCCTAACTTTAGGAACAATAAACCGGGGTCTCCTGGTAACGGTCCTAAAGAAGAACCTACGGAAAAAGAAATCCAGGATCAGATCAAAGCAACACTTGCCCGTTTAAGTGGAGCAGGTAAATCTGGTAAGTTCGCACAGCGTGCAAAATTACGTCGTCAAAAACGTGATGATGTGGCACTTTCTGCAGACGAAGCAGCAATGGAGCTGGAATCACAATCCAAAGTATTAAAGGTGACGGAATTTGTTACGGCAAATGAGTTGGCTACGATGATGGATGTGCCAGTAACGAAAATTATCGGAACTTGTATGAGTTTAGGTATGTTCGTATCTATTAACCAACGTCTGGATGCAGAAACATTGACGATTGTTGCGGATGAATTCGGTTACGAAATTCAATTCGTGAAACCGGATGATGAAAGCGATATCCTGATCGAAGAAGAAGATAGCGAAGAAGATTTAGTACCGAGAGCACCGGTGGTGACTATTATGGGTCACGTCGATCACGGTAAGACTTCATTGCTGGATTATATTCGTAAAGCAAACGTAGTGGCTGGTGAAGCCGGTGGTATTACACAGCACATTGGTGCTTATATGGTAACCACACCTACCGGTAAACAAGTAACTTTCTTAGATACTCCAGGTCACGAAGCCTTTACAGCGATGCGTGCACGTGGTGCGAAAGTTGCCGATATTGCCATCATTGTGGTTGCAGCGGATGATGCAGTAATGCCTCAGACTAAAGAAGCAATCCAACATGCTCAGGCAGCAGGCGTACCATTGGTATTCGCCTTTACCAAAATTGATAAACCGGGTGCAAACTCAGAAAAAATACGCGAGCAATTATCGACAATGAATATCCTTGTAGAGGATTGGGGAGGTACTTTCCAATCTCAGGAGATTTCAGGTAAGAGCGGACTAAACGTAGACTTGTTATTAGAGAAGGTATTATTAGAAGCAGAAATGCTGGACCTTAAAGCCAACCCTAACAAACGTGCTACAGGTAGTGTAATTGAAGCAACATTGGATAAAGGTCGTGGTATTGTCACTACGGTTCTTGTTCAGGCAGGTACTTTGAAAATCGGTGATCCGATCTTAGCGGGTAGTTATAGCGGACGTGTGAAAGCGTTGTTTAACGAACGTGGTCAGAAAGTTGATAAAGCAGGCCCATCTGTACCAGTACAGGTATTGGGTATGCAGGGAGCACCTACAGCTGGTGATAGATTCAATGCACTGGAAAGTGAAGTTGAAGCAAGAGAAATTGCCAACAAACGTCTGCAGTTAATGCGTGAACAGGGTCTTCGTACTCAGAAACACATTACCTTGGATGAGATCGGTCGTCGTTTGGCTATCGGTAACTTTAAAGAGCTGAACCTGATTGTTAAAGGTGATGTGGATGGTTCAATCGAGGCATTATCTGACTCATTATTGAAACTGTCTACGGAAGAAATTCAAATCAATATCATTAGTAAAGCAGTAGGTCAGATTTCTGAATCTGATGTATTGTTAGCTTCTGCTTCTGATGCGATCATCATCGGATTCCAGGTTCGTCCTTCCCCAGGAGCGCGTAAGCTTGCTGAGGCAGAACAAATTGACATCAGACTTTACTCGATCATCTACGATGCAATCAATGAGATTAAAGCAGCGATGGAAGGTATGTTAGCTCCAGAATTTGAAGAGAAAATCACCGCTAACGTGGAGATCAGAGATACCTTCAAAATCACTAAAGTGGGTACAATTGCCGGATGTATGGTGTTGGATGGTACAATCACTCGTAACAGCAAAATCCGAATCGTTAGAGATGGTGTAGTAATTTACACAGGCGAACTGGCTTCGTTGAAACGTTATAAAGATGACGTGAAAGAAGTATCAAGAGGCTATGAATGTGGACTGAACATTCAGAACTTTAACAACATCGAAGTAGGTGACATCGTTGAAGCTTACGAACAAGTAGAAGTAAAAAGGAAGTTGTAA
- the nusA gene encoding transcription termination factor NusA: MSNINLIDSFQEFKEFKNIDRPTVISVLEEVFRSMLRKKYGTDENCDVIVNPDNGDLEIWRTRKVMEDGFSEDDDLEIELSEVKRLDPDMEVGDDYIEQITLESFGRRAILAARQTLVSKVLELEKDEIFKKYKDRVGEIVTGEVYQVWKKETLVLDDEGNELMMPKTEQIPADYFKKGDTVRAVILKVDMINATPKIIISRIAPEFLQRLFEIEVPEIFDGLITIKKIVREPGERAKVAVESYDDRIDPVGACVGMKGSRIHGIVRELKNENIDVINFTNNVSLYITRALSPAKITSIKLDDETKHASVYLKPDQVSLAIGRGGHNIKLAGKLTGYEIDVYREAGEEDEDVDIEEFSDEIDSWIIDELKSIGCDTAKSVLSLSIDELVKRTDLEEETVKEVMSILKSEFE, encoded by the coding sequence ATGAGCAATATTAATTTAATCGATTCATTTCAGGAATTCAAAGAGTTCAAGAATATCGACCGTCCTACAGTGATTAGTGTGCTGGAAGAGGTATTTCGCAGTATGTTGCGTAAAAAATACGGTACAGATGAGAATTGTGACGTCATCGTTAACCCGGACAACGGGGATTTGGAAATCTGGCGTACAAGAAAGGTGATGGAGGATGGTTTTTCTGAAGATGATGACCTGGAGATCGAACTGTCTGAAGTAAAGCGCTTAGATCCTGATATGGAAGTTGGCGACGATTACATTGAGCAGATCACTTTAGAGAGCTTTGGACGTAGAGCAATTTTAGCTGCACGCCAGACCCTGGTATCTAAAGTACTGGAATTAGAGAAAGACGAGATCTTCAAAAAATATAAAGATAGAGTTGGTGAGATTGTAACCGGAGAAGTTTATCAGGTTTGGAAGAAAGAAACATTGGTGCTGGATGATGAAGGCAACGAGTTGATGATGCCAAAAACGGAACAAATCCCGGCTGATTATTTCAAAAAAGGAGATACTGTTCGCGCGGTAATTCTTAAAGTAGATATGATCAATGCAACTCCAAAAATTATCATCTCAAGGATTGCCCCTGAATTCTTACAGCGTTTGTTTGAAATTGAGGTTCCTGAGATTTTTGACGGCTTAATCACCATCAAGAAAATCGTGCGTGAGCCAGGAGAAAGAGCGAAAGTTGCAGTGGAGTCTTATGACGACAGGATTGATCCGGTTGGTGCTTGTGTAGGTATGAAAGGTTCAAGGATACATGGTATCGTGAGAGAACTTAAAAATGAAAACATTGACGTGATTAACTTCACCAACAACGTTTCATTATATATTACCAGAGCATTGAGCCCGGCAAAAATCACTTCTATTAAGTTAGATGACGAAACGAAACACGCTTCGGTATATTTGAAACCAGATCAGGTTTCATTGGCGATCGGTAGAGGTGGACATAATATTAAATTAGCTGGTAAATTAACCGGTTATGAGATCGATGTTTATCGTGAAGCAGGCGAAGAAGATGAGGATGTGGATATTGAAGAATTCTCAGATGAAATCGACAGCTGGATCATTGATGAGCTGAAATCAATCGGTTGTGATACCGCAAAAAGTGTACTTTCACTTTCAATTGACGAGTTGGTAAAACGTACCGACCTTGAAGAAGAAACCGTTAAAGAAGTGATGAGTATATTAAAATCAGAGTTTGAATAA
- the rimP gene encoding ribosome assembly cofactor RimP: MQAEKRVTELVEEKISDRPELFLVEVKMLPNNKLIIHVDGDEGISIQDCAAISRHVGFHLEEENTIDKAYNLEVSSPGVGEPLRLKRQYVKNIGRELSVKLSGGEIKEGKLLSVEENGITIEAKVKEKGKKAALEVTSIDFSSITETKVLISFK; this comes from the coding sequence ATGCAAGCAGAAAAAAGAGTAACAGAGTTAGTTGAAGAGAAGATTTCGGATAGGCCGGAGTTGTTTTTGGTAGAAGTTAAAATGCTTCCAAACAATAAGCTTATTATTCATGTTGATGGCGACGAAGGGATTAGTATCCAGGATTGTGCAGCGATCAGCAGACATGTAGGTTTTCATTTGGAAGAAGAAAATACCATTGATAAAGCTTATAATTTAGAGGTATCCTCACCAGGTGTTGGTGAACCGCTGAGACTGAAAAGACAATATGTAAAAAACATTGGCAGAGAGTTAAGTGTGAAGCTAAGTGGTGGCGAGATTAAAGAAGGTAAGTTGCTTTCTGTTGAAGAGAACGGCATAACCATCGAAGCGAAGGTTAAAGAAAAAGGTAAAAAGGCGGCACTGGAAGTAACCAGTATCGACTTTAGTAGTATAACAGAAACAAAGGTTTTAATTTCATTTAAATAA
- a CDS encoding phage holin family protein, translating to MKIIVEILLLGLAVFLGAKIIPGVHVDSYWTAVLAAVLISLANATIGTILRIFTLPINFLTLGLVSFIITVLMILLVDNMMSTFNTSGFWAAALLAIVVAVIKGLLGSLLGTEKD from the coding sequence ATGAAGATCATTGTAGAAATTTTATTATTGGGACTGGCGGTATTTCTGGGCGCCAAAATTATCCCTGGGGTCCATGTAGACAGCTATTGGACAGCCGTTCTTGCCGCAGTGCTGATTTCACTGGCAAATGCCACCATTGGAACCATTTTAAGAATCTTCACTTTACCGATTAATTTTCTGACCCTAGGATTGGTTTCCTTCATCATCACCGTATTGATGATTTTACTGGTAGACAACATGATGAGTACCTTCAATACAAGCGGCTTCTGGGCTGCAGCCTTATTGGCGATTGTAGTTGCCGTAATCAAGGGATTACTAGGCAGTTTACTGGGAACCGAGAAAGATTAA
- a CDS encoding acyl-CoA dehydrogenase family protein codes for MLFQLSEEQSMIQQAARDFAQTELKPGVIERDEHQKFPAEQVKKLGELGFLGMMVSEKYNGSGLDALSYVLVMEELSKVDASASVVVSVNNSLVCYGLESYGSEFQKEKYLKPLAAGEKIGAFCLSEPEAGSDATSQQTTAVDMGDYYLLNGTKNWITNGNTASTYLVIAQTDRSLKHKGINAFIVEKGMEGFTVGPKENKMGIRGSDTHSLMFNDVKVPKENRIGDDGFGFTFAMKTLEGGRIGIAAQALGIAAGAYELALAYSKERKSFGKAIAEHQAIAFKLADMATSIEAARMLVYKAAWMKDQGLSYTLAGSMAKLYASKVAMEVTVEAVQIHGGYGFVKEYHVERMMRDAKITQIYEGTTEIQKMVISREILR; via the coding sequence ATGCTATTTCAATTAAGTGAAGAACAATCGATGATTCAACAGGCGGCCAGGGATTTCGCACAGACTGAACTGAAGCCCGGAGTTATCGAAAGAGATGAGCACCAGAAATTTCCTGCCGAGCAAGTAAAAAAGTTGGGTGAACTTGGATTTCTGGGAATGATGGTTTCAGAAAAATATAATGGCAGCGGGCTCGATGCGCTATCTTATGTCCTGGTGATGGAAGAGTTGTCGAAAGTTGATGCTTCTGCATCCGTGGTGGTTTCTGTCAACAATTCGCTGGTCTGTTATGGACTGGAATCTTATGGTTCAGAATTCCAAAAAGAGAAATACCTGAAGCCATTGGCTGCAGGCGAAAAAATCGGTGCTTTCTGTCTGTCAGAGCCTGAGGCCGGATCAGATGCCACTTCCCAGCAGACCACTGCGGTAGACATGGGCGATTATTACCTGTTGAACGGCACGAAAAACTGGATTACTAATGGAAATACGGCTTCCACTTATCTGGTGATTGCACAAACCGACCGCAGTTTGAAACATAAAGGCATCAACGCTTTTATCGTAGAAAAAGGCATGGAAGGTTTTACCGTGGGTCCAAAAGAAAATAAAATGGGCATTCGTGGTTCTGATACCCATTCACTCATGTTTAATGATGTTAAGGTTCCTAAAGAAAACAGGATCGGTGATGATGGATTTGGTTTTACTTTCGCAATGAAAACCCTGGAAGGCGGTCGTATAGGTATCGCTGCGCAGGCCTTAGGGATTGCTGCAGGAGCGTACGAACTGGCTTTGGCTTATTCAAAAGAACGTAAGTCATTCGGTAAAGCAATTGCAGAACATCAGGCGATTGCCTTCAAGCTGGCCGATATGGCTACAAGTATTGAAGCCGCACGAATGCTGGTGTATAAAGCAGCATGGATGAAAGATCAGGGCTTATCTTATACTTTAGCCGGTTCTATGGCAAAACTATATGCATCTAAAGTAGCGATGGAGGTGACCGTTGAAGCGGTTCAGATTCATGGCGGTTATGGTTTTGTAAAAGAATACCATGTAGAGCGTATGATGAGGGATGCTAAAATCACCCAAATTTATGAAGGTACTACAGAAATTCAGAAAATGGTGATCTCCAGAGAGATTTTGAGATAA
- the panD gene encoding aspartate 1-decarboxylase — protein sequence MIIEILKSKIHRVKVTQAELNYVGSITIDQDLMDAAQIIANEKVQIVNNNNGERFETYVIKGERGTGIVCLNGAVARKVQVGDILIIMSFGSLPIEEAKKYHPVLVFPDDNNRLLK from the coding sequence ATGATTATCGAGATATTAAAATCGAAAATACACCGTGTTAAAGTAACACAGGCAGAATTGAACTACGTAGGTAGTATCACTATCGATCAGGACCTGATGGATGCTGCTCAGATCATTGCCAATGAAAAGGTGCAGATTGTAAACAACAACAACGGAGAACGTTTTGAAACTTATGTAATTAAGGGCGAACGCGGAACCGGTATTGTTTGCTTAAATGGTGCCGTAGCCAGAAAAGTACAAGTCGGCGATATTCTGATCATTATGTCTTTTGGCTCCCTGCCAATTGAAGAAGCGAAGAAATACCATCCTGTTCTTGTTTTTCCTGACGATAACAATCGCCTTTTAAAATAG
- the panC gene encoding pantoate--beta-alanine ligase, translating to MKLGQQKIALVPTMGALHKGHVSLIEVAQQYADVVVCSIFVNPTQFTDPKDLEKYPRPLAHDMDMLLAAGCDVVFMPSVQEMYPEPEEWHIDLGPAEFLLEGEFRRGHYQGVTQIVNKLFNAVNPDLAFFGQKDFQQVLMIENMVAYFKLPVQIISCPIIREDDGLAMSSRNIHLTKDDRKNALVLSEALQYVKDNFKTVSIPELLENAKKMITAIPGVDLDYFTIANGKTLLPEADKNQPDIVALVAAKVGQTRLIDNMLLN from the coding sequence ATAAAATTGGGTCAACAGAAAATTGCTTTAGTGCCTACTATGGGTGCTTTGCACAAAGGACATGTGTCCCTGATTGAGGTTGCGCAGCAGTATGCTGATGTAGTGGTTTGCAGCATATTTGTAAATCCAACGCAGTTCACGGATCCTAAGGATCTGGAGAAATATCCTCGCCCTTTAGCGCATGATATGGATATGCTTTTAGCTGCAGGATGTGATGTGGTATTCATGCCTTCTGTGCAGGAAATGTACCCTGAGCCTGAGGAATGGCATATTGACCTGGGCCCGGCAGAGTTTTTACTCGAAGGTGAATTCAGGAGAGGGCATTATCAGGGCGTCACACAAATCGTGAACAAACTGTTCAATGCCGTAAATCCAGACCTTGCTTTCTTCGGACAAAAAGATTTTCAGCAGGTGCTGATGATTGAGAATATGGTGGCCTATTTTAAGCTGCCGGTTCAGATCATTTCCTGCCCGATCATCAGAGAAGACGACGGCCTGGCGATGAGTTCCAGAAATATCCACCTGACCAAAGATGATCGTAAAAATGCCCTGGTATTAAGCGAAGCACTGCAGTATGTAAAGGATAATTTTAAAACAGTCAGCATTCCGGAATTATTGGAAAATGCGAAAAAGATGATCACTGCCATTCCTGGTGTGGATCTGGACTATTTTACCATTGCAAATGGGAAAACCTTGCTTCCGGAAGCCGATAAAAATCAACCGGATATCGTAGCTCTAGTGGCCGCAAAGGTGGGTCAGACTCGGTTAATTGATAATATGCTCCTCAACTGA
- a CDS encoding glycogen/starch synthase, whose protein sequence is MEMAKTKLLIVTHEMSPFLELTKISEITRQLPQAMQDKGFEIRILMPRFGNINERRNRLHEVIRLSGMNIIIDDNDNPLIIKVASIPAARMQVYFLDNEDYFQRKYVFRDKEEKFYADNDERTIFFCKGALETVKKLGWAPDIVHCHGWMTSLVPAYIKTSYKNDPTFKNAKVVYSIYENCFTEKLHVDLHKKAVMNAMTLEDTKMFENADCNTLHIGAITYSDAVVLAHDKIDADVLKFVKDSNKPTLAFNLTEDFENFYSLYEEISDEELVSIA, encoded by the coding sequence ATGGAGATGGCCAAAACGAAGCTACTGATTGTTACACACGAGATGTCGCCTTTCCTTGAACTCACTAAAATTTCAGAAATTACCCGTCAACTACCACAGGCGATGCAAGATAAAGGATTTGAGATCCGTATTTTGATGCCTAGATTCGGGAATATTAATGAAAGAAGGAACAGATTGCACGAAGTGATACGTCTTTCAGGAATGAACATTATCATCGATGATAATGACAACCCTTTAATTATTAAAGTTGCCTCTATTCCAGCTGCTCGTATGCAGGTTTACTTCCTGGATAACGAAGATTATTTCCAACGCAAATACGTTTTTAGAGACAAAGAAGAAAAATTCTATGCGGACAATGATGAGAGAACGATCTTCTTTTGCAAAGGTGCACTGGAGACGGTTAAGAAACTAGGATGGGCTCCGGATATCGTACATTGCCACGGCTGGATGACTTCTTTAGTTCCCGCTTACATCAAAACTTCGTATAAGAATGATCCTACTTTCAAAAACGCGAAAGTGGTATATTCAATCTATGAGAACTGCTTTACAGAGAAGCTTCATGTTGACCTTCACAAAAAGGCTGTCATGAATGCGATGACACTTGAGGACACAAAAATGTTTGAAAATGCCGACTGTAATACCTTGCATATCGGTGCGATTACTTACTCAGATGCTGTAGTTTTAGCACATGATAAAATCGATGCTGATGTGTTAAAATTTGTTAAAGATTCTAATAAACCAACTTTAGCCTTTAATTTAACCGAGGATTTCGAAAACTTCTACTCTTTATATGAAGAGATTTCGGATGAAGAATTGGTTTCTATAGCATAA